The following are encoded together in the Parambassis ranga chromosome 20, fParRan2.1, whole genome shotgun sequence genome:
- the LOC114452878 gene encoding uncharacterized protein LOC114452878 isoform X4 has translation MSSTSCAVSGVSDCFQRRFNHSQTILTKTRTETKHTVSEEWRQHVKSVSESGSLTLQHLSSNQEGLYTCELTNEEETITTNTFVRISPVDSHSVGGIIGSVFAAIVVTAPAVGLVMYCKKKRKRWHSLVKYQNQKNQNQTNQPPTSLSGDAELC, from the exons ATGAGCAGCACCAGCTGTGCTGTTTCTGGTGTTTCTGACTGTTTCCAAAGGAG ATTCAACCACAGTCAGACCATCCTGACCAAGACCAGGACTGAGACCAAGCACACGGTCTCAGAGGAGTGGAGGCAGCATGTGAAGAGTGTGTCAGAGTCAGGCAGCCTCACCCTGCAGCACTTATCCTCCAATCAGGAGGGACTATACACCTGTGAGCTCACTAATGAAGAGGAGACCATCACCACAAACACCTTTGTGAGGATAAGTCCAG TGGATTCACACAGTGTTGGAGGGATCATAGGATCAGTGTTTGCAGCCATTGTGGTCACAGCGCCAGCAGTCGGCCTGGTGATGtactgtaaaaagaaaagaa AGAGATGGCACTCACTGGTcaaatatcagaatcagaagaatcagaatcagactAACCAACCTCCAACATCTCTGTCTGGTGATGCTGAGCTGTGCTGA
- the LOC114452878 gene encoding uncharacterized protein LOC114452878 isoform X1 → MRSLTEDFKDLYLQRTFNFKLISVTTRRNSRRALIKSASISGSDSETTISCSASDISLYDLIWRFNHSQTILTKTRTETKHTVSEEWRQHVKSVSESGSLTLQHLSSNQEGLYTCELTNEEETITTNTFVRISPVDSHSVGGIIGSVFAAIVVTAPAVGLVMYCKKKRKRWHSLVKYQNQKNQNQTNQPPTSLSGDAELC, encoded by the exons ATGCGTTCACTGACTGAGGACTTTAAGGACCTTTACCTTCAGAGGACTTTTAACTTTAAGCTGATTTCCGTCACCACACGCAGGAACAGCAGGAGAGCTCTGATTAAATCTG cctcCATCAGTGGTTCAGACTCTGAAACAAcaatcagctgctctgcttcagaCATTTCTCTGTACGACCTCATCTGGAGATTCAACCACAGTCAGACCATCCTGACCAAGACCAGGACTGAGACCAAGCACACGGTCTCAGAGGAGTGGAGGCAGCATGTGAAGAGTGTGTCAGAGTCAGGCAGCCTCACCCTGCAGCACTTATCCTCCAATCAGGAGGGACTATACACCTGTGAGCTCACTAATGAAGAGGAGACCATCACCACAAACACCTTTGTGAGGATAAGTCCAG TGGATTCACACAGTGTTGGAGGGATCATAGGATCAGTGTTTGCAGCCATTGTGGTCACAGCGCCAGCAGTCGGCCTGGTGATGtactgtaaaaagaaaagaa AGAGATGGCACTCACTGGTcaaatatcagaatcagaagaatcagaatcagactAACCAACCTCCAACATCTCTGTCTGGTGATGCTGAGCTGTGCTGA
- the LOC114452878 gene encoding uncharacterized protein LOC114452878 isoform X3 — protein MRSLTEDFKDLYLQRTFNFKLISVTTRRNSRRALIKSASISGSDSETTISCSASDISLYDLIWRFNHSQTILTKTRTETKHTVSEEWRQHVKSVSESGSLTLQHLSSNQEGLYTCELTNEEETITTNTFVRISPDPEVFCVYNQSCILPCSFQSGEEVVIHWIQTAE, from the exons ATGCGTTCACTGACTGAGGACTTTAAGGACCTTTACCTTCAGAGGACTTTTAACTTTAAGCTGATTTCCGTCACCACACGCAGGAACAGCAGGAGAGCTCTGATTAAATCTG cctcCATCAGTGGTTCAGACTCTGAAACAAcaatcagctgctctgcttcagaCATTTCTCTGTACGACCTCATCTGGAGATTCAACCACAGTCAGACCATCCTGACCAAGACCAGGACTGAGACCAAGCACACGGTCTCAGAGGAGTGGAGGCAGCATGTGAAGAGTGTGTCAGAGTCAGGCAGCCTCACCCTGCAGCACTTATCCTCCAATCAGGAGGGACTATACACCTGTGAGCTCACTAATGAAGAGGAGACCATCACCACAAACACCTTTGTGAGGATAAGTCCAG ATCCTGAGGTGTTCTGTGTTTACAATCAGAGCTGCATCTTACCGTGCAGCTTCCAGAGTGGTGAAGAAGTCGTCATCCACTGGATCCAAACAGCAGAATGA
- the LOC114452878 gene encoding nectin-2-like isoform X2, translating into MRSLTEDFKDLYLQRTFNFKLISVTTRRNSRRALIKSASISGSDSETTISCSASDISLYDLIWRFNHSQTILTKTRTETKHTVSEEWRQHVKSVSESGSLTLQHLSSNQEGLYTCELTNEEETITTNTFVRISPVDSHSVGGIIGSVFAAIVVTAPAVGLVMYCKKKRKELIKDRRMQRRGQPEHQQREN; encoded by the exons ATGCGTTCACTGACTGAGGACTTTAAGGACCTTTACCTTCAGAGGACTTTTAACTTTAAGCTGATTTCCGTCACCACACGCAGGAACAGCAGGAGAGCTCTGATTAAATCTG cctcCATCAGTGGTTCAGACTCTGAAACAAcaatcagctgctctgcttcagaCATTTCTCTGTACGACCTCATCTGGAGATTCAACCACAGTCAGACCATCCTGACCAAGACCAGGACTGAGACCAAGCACACGGTCTCAGAGGAGTGGAGGCAGCATGTGAAGAGTGTGTCAGAGTCAGGCAGCCTCACCCTGCAGCACTTATCCTCCAATCAGGAGGGACTATACACCTGTGAGCTCACTAATGAAGAGGAGACCATCACCACAAACACCTTTGTGAGGATAAGTCCAG TGGATTCACACAGTGTTGGAGGGATCATAGGATCAGTGTTTGCAGCCATTGTGGTCACAGCGCCAGCAGTCGGCCTGGTGATGtactgtaaaaagaaaagaa AAGAACTCATCAAGGACAGAAGAATGCAGAGGAGAGGCCAGCCTGAGCACCAACAAAGGGAGAACTAA